From one Nonomuraea polychroma genomic stretch:
- a CDS encoding Nramp family divalent metal transporter encodes MSHPLGVSRPDLEVTDLPTPEEVFKVSKIGPKELFKYAVGPSLIALGISIGSGEWLLGPLNVGQYGFVGVGWVILVSALLQTFYNVECSRYVVATGETPVVGWGRVPPGWPLWVPLSVFIVIFAFIAGGWAASAGQGVYALVHGAPPPADATEPRLWAIALLVLVFLITAAARRVSRALELANWVMISAILLALLAVDLLVVPFSMWWEGIRGFVTPAAPPAGITATQLGALAGFTALASGLNWYVMGHYRDKGYGMGHRVGYISGMRGERRQILASGVTFPDDERNRGLWRRWYRLLLTDMWGVFFVGAILGMLLPTILMSQAVQMAGEKPTRANVPTFVASALGEEYGRTAFYVALVVGVLILFSTQLGIFEAMVRVTTDAANATSPRLRRLIEGDPRKFYYPFMLLLLVIISIVIFQSVPVGLVEWSANMSNLGALFYPFLLMYLNSKLPRPARPRPWHYIILVLNFLFFGFFFVNFIADFFGDPLVTF; translated from the coding sequence ATGTCGCACCCACTCGGAGTCAGCCGCCCAGATCTCGAAGTCACCGACCTGCCCACGCCGGAGGAGGTCTTCAAGGTCTCCAAGATCGGCCCCAAGGAACTCTTCAAATACGCCGTCGGCCCCAGCCTGATCGCGCTCGGCATCTCGATCGGAAGCGGCGAATGGCTGCTCGGACCGCTGAACGTCGGCCAGTACGGCTTCGTCGGGGTCGGCTGGGTCATCCTGGTCTCGGCCCTGCTGCAGACCTTCTACAACGTGGAATGCTCCCGCTACGTCGTCGCCACCGGCGAGACCCCGGTGGTCGGCTGGGGGCGGGTGCCGCCGGGCTGGCCGCTCTGGGTGCCGCTCTCGGTCTTCATCGTGATCTTCGCGTTCATCGCGGGCGGCTGGGCCGCCTCGGCGGGGCAGGGCGTGTACGCGCTGGTCCACGGCGCGCCGCCGCCCGCCGACGCCACGGAGCCGCGCTTGTGGGCCATCGCCCTGCTGGTGCTGGTGTTCCTCATCACCGCCGCCGCGCGCCGGGTCAGCCGCGCGCTGGAGCTGGCGAACTGGGTGATGATCAGCGCCATCCTCCTCGCCCTGCTGGCCGTCGACCTGCTCGTGGTGCCGTTCAGCATGTGGTGGGAGGGCATCCGCGGCTTCGTCACCCCCGCCGCCCCGCCCGCCGGGATCACCGCGACCCAGCTCGGCGCCCTGGCCGGGTTCACGGCGCTCGCGTCAGGACTCAACTGGTACGTCATGGGTCACTACCGCGACAAGGGCTACGGCATGGGCCACCGCGTCGGCTACATCTCGGGCATGCGTGGCGAGCGGCGCCAGATCCTGGCCAGCGGCGTCACCTTCCCCGACGACGAGCGCAACCGGGGCCTGTGGCGGCGGTGGTACCGGCTGCTGCTGACCGACATGTGGGGCGTGTTCTTCGTCGGCGCGATCCTCGGCATGCTGCTGCCCACGATCCTCATGTCCCAGGCGGTCCAGATGGCCGGCGAGAAGCCCACGCGCGCCAACGTCCCGACGTTCGTGGCCAGCGCGCTGGGCGAGGAGTACGGGCGCACGGCGTTCTACGTCGCGCTGGTGGTGGGCGTGCTCATCCTGTTCTCCACGCAGCTCGGCATCTTCGAGGCGATGGTGCGGGTGACGACCGACGCCGCCAACGCCACCAGCCCACGGCTGCGCCGCCTGATCGAGGGCGACCCGCGCAAGTTCTACTACCCGTTCATGCTCCTGCTGCTGGTGATCATCTCGATCGTCATCTTCCAGTCGGTGCCCGTGGGGCTGGTGGAGTGGTCGGCCAACATGTCCAACCTGGGGGCGCTGTTCTACCCGTTCCTGCTGATGTATCTCAACAGCAAGCTCCCGCGCCCGGCGCGCCCCCGGCCGTGGCACTACATCATCCTCGTCCTCAACTTCCTGTTCTTCGGCTTCTTCTTCGTCAACTTCATCGCCGACTTCTTCGGCGACCCGCTGGTGACCTTCTGA
- a CDS encoding alpha/beta hydrolase-fold protein: MPLPRRLGAATLAALTAFCLLAVPGETDARAAGTLTTGSAPSPALDGERIAYTAYLPYGYDRGAARHPVLYLLHGRGDTMQAWTRVKTVLDDMIRTKRIPPVIAVMPDAPWSERGNWYADSRYTGADLPGRPVETALTRDLVAHVDATYRTAPIREARLVGGYSMGGAGALRFALAHQDVFSAAAVLSPAVYTPLPPSDSSTRDYGAFGRGEEKFSDEVYRELAYPALLPGLNPDLPVRLFVAVGDDEYANPDPADARHDLDFESAALYNAARRSPALSAQLRVMDGGHDWSVWTPAFEQAMAELGPGLSVTPPTGLPAPLHGTAATDRAGGVAAHPDGALTIGYAAGQPSTGRLDAVVTRIGGWTRQFGSPADERLYGVAPLPDGGVLTAGYTKGDLDGRHPGNAADDAFVARLGPDGTVRWITQFGAPDAADRLYGLAAAPDGGAYVAGYTRGSLDGPNNGDKDAIVARLTPAGELSWIRQYGGTGEDKAYGVAADATTLYVAGSATAALPGTSALGGLDGWLAAFAAADGSRAWATTAGGSGDDRLNAVTVTTAGLAVATGASGGDAYTVAHTEQGRRRWEHTLATPAADEGAAVTALPGGEVEVVGYTRGRIGVPAGGADVLTARLDGRGTQRAAAQLGTARDDAVDPFAEPNLYAATTSTGRVAISGLTYGAPAGGAALGNGDVFLIS, encoded by the coding sequence ATGCCCTTACCCCGACGCCTCGGCGCCGCCACGCTGGCCGCCCTCACCGCGTTCTGCCTCCTCGCAGTCCCCGGCGAGACGGACGCCCGCGCGGCCGGTACGCTCACCACAGGCTCCGCGCCGTCCCCCGCGCTGGACGGGGAGCGCATCGCCTACACCGCCTACCTCCCGTACGGCTACGACCGGGGCGCCGCCCGCCACCCGGTCCTCTACCTGCTCCACGGCCGCGGCGACACCATGCAGGCCTGGACCCGCGTCAAGACCGTCCTCGACGACATGATCCGCACCAAGCGCATCCCGCCGGTCATCGCCGTCATGCCGGACGCGCCGTGGAGTGAGCGCGGCAACTGGTACGCCGACTCCCGCTACACCGGCGCCGACCTGCCGGGACGTCCGGTGGAGACGGCCCTCACCCGCGACCTGGTGGCCCACGTGGACGCCACGTACCGTACGGCGCCCATCCGGGAGGCCCGCCTGGTCGGCGGCTACTCGATGGGCGGGGCGGGCGCGCTGCGGTTCGCCCTCGCCCACCAGGACGTGTTCAGCGCCGCCGCCGTGCTCAGCCCGGCCGTCTACACACCGCTGCCGCCGTCCGACTCCTCCACCCGCGACTACGGCGCCTTCGGGCGAGGGGAGGAGAAGTTCTCCGACGAGGTCTACCGCGAGCTCGCCTACCCGGCGCTGCTGCCCGGCCTGAACCCCGACCTGCCGGTGCGATTGTTCGTGGCCGTCGGCGACGACGAGTACGCCAACCCCGACCCCGCCGACGCCCGCCACGACCTGGACTTCGAGTCCGCCGCGCTCTACAACGCCGCCAGGCGCTCACCCGCGCTCTCCGCGCAGCTGCGCGTCATGGACGGGGGCCACGACTGGTCGGTCTGGACGCCGGCCTTCGAGCAGGCCATGGCCGAGCTCGGTCCCGGGCTGAGCGTCACGCCCCCGACCGGCCTGCCCGCCCCGCTGCACGGCACGGCCGCCACCGACCGGGCGGGCGGCGTCGCGGCCCACCCGGACGGGGCCCTGACCATCGGGTACGCGGCGGGCCAGCCCTCCACCGGCCGGCTCGATGCCGTGGTGACCAGGATCGGCGGCTGGACCAGGCAGTTCGGCAGCCCGGCGGACGAGCGCCTCTACGGTGTCGCGCCGCTGCCCGACGGCGGCGTGCTCACGGCCGGCTACACCAAGGGCGACCTCGACGGACGGCACCCGGGCAACGCGGCCGACGACGCGTTCGTGGCCAGACTCGGCCCCGACGGCACGGTCCGGTGGATCACCCAGTTCGGCGCGCCGGACGCCGCCGACCGTCTCTACGGATTGGCCGCCGCGCCCGACGGCGGCGCCTACGTGGCGGGCTACACCAGGGGCTCCCTGGACGGGCCGAACAACGGCGACAAGGACGCCATTGTCGCCAGGCTCACCCCGGCGGGCGAGCTGTCCTGGATCAGGCAGTACGGCGGCACCGGGGAGGACAAGGCGTACGGCGTCGCCGCGGACGCCACGACCCTCTACGTCGCCGGCAGCGCCACCGCGGCCCTGCCCGGCACGAGCGCGCTCGGCGGCCTCGACGGCTGGCTCGCCGCCTTCGCCGCCGCCGACGGCAGCAGGGCGTGGGCCACGACGGCAGGCGGGTCCGGCGACGACCGGCTGAACGCGGTGACCGTCACCACGGCGGGCCTGGCCGTCGCCACGGGCGCGTCGGGCGGCGACGCGTACACGGTGGCCCACACCGAGCAGGGCCGCCGCCGCTGGGAGCACACGCTCGCCACCCCGGCCGCCGACGAGGGCGCCGCCGTGACGGCGCTGCCCGGCGGCGAGGTGGAGGTCGTGGGCTACACCCGCGGCCGGATCGGGGTGCCGGCCGGCGGCGCCGACGTGCTGACCGCACGCCTGGACGGGCGGGGCACGCAACGCGCCGCCGCCCAGCTCGGCACCGCCAGGGACGACGCCGTCGACCCCTTCGCCGAGCCGAACCTGTACGCCGCCACGACCTCCACCGGCCGGGTGGCGATCTCCGGCCTGACGTACGGCGCCCCGGCCGGGGGCGCCGCACTGGGCAACGGCGACGTCTTCCTGATCAGCTGA
- a CDS encoding MFS transporter: protein MTAVLLAHAAVTQVITFVLRPTMSYRAIELDVPAALLGLLGASFAIAPLLLALPAGHAADRYGERRLAVAGALLLTAASVAFLAIGHTVPGLLAAGVLLGTGHLGCVIAQQALVANTTRRGGHDTAFGHYTFAASLGQAAGPVLMAAFGGERAIPDTDRIFAWSCGLAVLLVVLSALLARSPRAAGGDRTEGGSVRSLLRLPGLAHALVTSCVVLAALDITIVYLPAFGTERGLTSGTIGLLLTLRGVASMASRFFLGRLSRSVGRRRLLVTSTVAAAAALLVIPVPMPLWSLAFVLLVLGFGLGVGQPLTMSWLAESAPAGLRGRAMSLRLVGNRTGQLILPGLAGLVAAGLGAAGVLLVTALGLGWAGVAARRLPVDP, encoded by the coding sequence GTGACCGCCGTGTTGCTGGCTCATGCCGCCGTCACGCAGGTCATCACGTTCGTGCTGCGTCCGACCATGTCGTACCGGGCGATCGAGCTCGACGTGCCCGCGGCGCTGCTCGGCCTGCTGGGCGCGAGCTTCGCGATCGCACCGCTGCTGCTGGCGCTGCCCGCCGGGCACGCCGCCGACCGGTACGGCGAGCGGCGCCTGGCCGTGGCGGGGGCGCTGCTGCTCACAGCCGCCAGCGTCGCCTTCCTGGCGATCGGACACACCGTGCCGGGCCTGCTCGCGGCCGGGGTCCTGCTGGGCACCGGGCATCTGGGCTGCGTGATCGCCCAGCAGGCGCTCGTGGCCAACACCACGCGGCGCGGCGGCCACGACACCGCCTTCGGCCACTACACCTTCGCCGCCTCGCTGGGCCAGGCCGCCGGTCCGGTGCTGATGGCCGCGTTCGGCGGGGAGCGGGCGATCCCGGACACCGATCGCATCTTCGCCTGGTCGTGCGGTCTGGCCGTGCTGCTCGTCGTGTTGTCGGCGCTGCTGGCCCGCAGCCCGCGCGCGGCGGGCGGGGACCGGACGGAGGGAGGCAGCGTACGTTCGCTGCTGCGCCTGCCCGGCCTGGCGCACGCGCTGGTGACGAGCTGCGTGGTCCTGGCCGCGCTCGACATCACCATCGTCTACCTGCCCGCGTTCGGCACCGAGCGGGGCCTCACCTCGGGCACGATCGGCCTGCTGCTGACCCTCCGGGGCGTGGCGTCGATGGCCTCGCGCTTCTTCCTCGGCCGCCTGTCGCGGTCCGTCGGCCGGCGCAGGCTGCTGGTGACCAGCACGGTCGCGGCTGCCGCGGCGCTGCTGGTCATCCCCGTGCCCATGCCGCTGTGGTCCCTGGCGTTCGTGCTGCTGGTGCTGGGGTTCGGGCTCGGGGTCGGGCAGCCGCTGACCATGTCGTGGCTGGCCGAGTCCGCGCCCGCGGGACTGCGCGGCCGGGCGATGTCGCTGCGCCTGGTCGGGAACCGTACCGGGCAGCTGATCCTGCCCGGTCTGGCCGGGCTGGTGGCGGCCGGCCTGGGCGCCGCCGGCGTGCTCCTGGTCACCGCGCTGGGGCTCGGCTGGGCGGGCGTGGCCGCCAGGCGGCTGCCCGTCGACCCGTGA